One genomic segment of Paenibacillus sp. FSL H8-0332 includes these proteins:
- a CDS encoding prepilin-type N-terminal cleavage/methylation domain-containing protein: protein MSWKDPWNRSRERGKEAGFTLIEVLASIVILSIVSLVLTSYFTHALSYSKSNQNKTIMVNLARNALFYMEKQDFQKLELYLKGKPASGAEPEIIGHPAIQASGCVPLTETTVSCSVYSTAVSDVNTLAKVLNPTINNISYQIDIEYQSTLHTGMIHSSDAVEKATAEYLLPVRVRVRDSIQVRTNAKETVVEGYITDEKIR, encoded by the coding sequence ATGTCCTGGAAAGACCCATGGAACCGCAGCCGCGAGCGGGGCAAGGAAGCGGGCTTCACCTTGATCGAGGTGCTGGCCTCCATCGTCATTTTGTCGATAGTGTCCCTGGTGCTGACCTCATACTTCACCCACGCGCTATCCTACTCCAAATCCAACCAGAACAAGACGATCATGGTCAATCTGGCGCGGAACGCTTTGTTTTATATGGAGAAGCAGGATTTTCAGAAGCTTGAGCTGTACCTTAAAGGGAAACCTGCTTCAGGAGCAGAACCTGAAATTATAGGTCACCCTGCGATTCAGGCCTCCGGCTGTGTTCCGTTGACAGAGACAACAGTGAGCTGCAGCGTCTACAGTACTGCGGTGAGCGATGTGAACACTTTGGCGAAGGTACTGAATCCTACGATTAATAACATCAGTTATCAGATAGATATTGAATATCAGTCTACTCTGCATACGGGAATGATACATTCATCGGATGCTGTTGAGAAGGCTACTGCTGAGTACCTTTTGCCGGTTCGGGTCAGAGTGCGGGATTCCATTCAGGTTAGAACAAATGCTAAGGAGACCGTTGTGGAGGGATATATTACAGATGAGAAAATTCGTTGA
- a CDS encoding alpha/beta hydrolase family protein, producing the protein MALIECKFYSEVLGLSTSMTVILPQQTTTQIGMSNVSKGTLHPTLYLLHGLSDDDSIWLRRTSIERYVAEMGIAVVMPQVHRSFYTDMKAGGQYWTFISEELPALARSFFPLSPKREDNFVAGLSMGGYGAMKLGLRKPKDWAAAASLSGALDMAHNYLNFEDSAQKSKDYLQVFGDKDITGTPEDLLWLLQEVNRSKGPKPLLYQCCGTEDFLYEDNQVFRKACAKTKLSLTYEEGPGQHEWGYWDTKIRDVLKWLPLSK; encoded by the coding sequence ATGGCTTTGATTGAATGTAAATTTTATTCGGAGGTGCTGGGGCTCAGTACTTCGATGACTGTCATTCTGCCGCAGCAGACCACTACGCAGATCGGAATGAGCAATGTCTCCAAAGGGACCTTACACCCCACCCTGTACCTGCTGCACGGCCTGTCTGATGATGATTCGATCTGGCTCCGCCGGACTTCGATTGAGCGTTATGTGGCGGAGATGGGTATCGCCGTAGTTATGCCGCAGGTACACCGCAGCTTCTACACGGATATGAAGGCAGGAGGACAGTATTGGACGTTTATCAGTGAGGAATTACCGGCGCTGGCCCGTTCCTTCTTCCCCCTGTCTCCAAAACGTGAGGATAACTTCGTAGCAGGGCTGTCGATGGGCGGTTATGGGGCGATGAAGCTGGGACTGCGCAAGCCGAAGGACTGGGCCGCTGCAGCAAGTCTGTCGGGAGCGCTCGATATGGCGCATAATTACTTGAACTTTGAAGATTCAGCGCAGAAATCCAAGGATTATCTGCAGGTTTTTGGAGACAAGGACATTACAGGCACTCCAGAAGACCTGCTGTGGCTGCTTCAGGAAGTTAACCGCTCCAAAGGGCCGAAGCCGCTTCTCTATCAGTGCTGTGGCACCGAGGATTTCCTCTATGAGGACAATCAGGTCTTCCGTAAGGCCTGCGCCAAGACCAAGCTGTCTCTAACTTATGAGGAGGGGCCGGGCCAGCATGAGTGGGGGTATTGGGATACCAAGATCCGCGATGTGCTGAAGTGGCTGCCGCTAAGCAAGTAG